A window of Massilia sp. NR 4-1 genomic DNA:
GCCGCCGATAGACCCAATCGCCGCCTGCAGAACCGCGACCGGCTGGAAGCGGAAATCGCCGCCGAAGCGGTGCGCGTCTTCGCCGAATGCGGCTACGAAGGCGCCTCGGTGGCGGCCATCGCCGACAACGCGGGCCTGTCCAAGCAGAACCTGATGTACTACTTCCCCACCAAGCAGGCGCTCTACCAGCGCGTGCTGGACGATGTACTGGACGACTGGCTGGAGCGCATGGAACGCCTGGCCGATCCCGACCAGGAACCGCAGGACGTGCTGCGCGCCTATATCCAGGCCAAGCTGAAATTCTCGCGCGAGCAGCCCTGGGGGTCGCGCGTCTATGCGATGGAGGTGATCGGCGGCGCCCAGCTCTATGGCAAGCAGATCCAGGAACGCGTGGTGCCGCTGCTGCGGCGCGATATCGAAGTCTTCGAGAGATGGGGTGTGGAGGGCAGGATCGGCGCGGTCAACGCCACCCACCTGCTGTTCGCCATCTGGGCCATGACGCAATCCTATGCGGATTTTTCAGCCCAGATGGCCCTTGTGCTGAACCGCAAACAGCTCAGCCGCAAGGATTACGAGGATGCCGAACAGACCATCGTGCAGATGGTCCTGGCGGCGCTCAGCCTGCCTGCTGCGAACGGCGGCGGCGCGCGATAAAGCCCACCACGCCCAGGCCGGCCAGCAGCATCGCATAGGTCTGCGCTTCCGGCACTGGCATCACACCATAGCCATTCACATTGGCGGCGCTGAAGTAGTGGTTGGCGTTGACCTGCACATTCGACAGCCAGTTGCCGACGATGACGTTGCCGTTGATCTGGCCGCCATTGCCGGTCACGGTCGCCAATGGCGCCAGGATGCTGCCGTACACGCCGACGTTCTGGATATTCAGCTTCTGCGACTCGTAGAAGTTGTAGACCACGTTGTAGTCCTTGAAGCCATCCAGGCCCACGCCGTTCTGGTTGAAGCCGATGGCGTTCTTGCCGCTGACGTTGAACACCAGGGTCGAGCCCTTGGCCAGATTGCTGAACTTGAAGTTGTTCACGCTGGACAGGTCGCTGCCGGTCAGGTTGAACACTTCCACCGACTTGCCCGTGCCTTTCAGGGTCATACCGCCGTACTGGACGCTGCTGCTGCCGGTCGCTGCCACTTTCGACAGCGAGGACGAGGTGTTCTTCACGCTGCTGCTCAGCTTATTGAAGTCCACCGGATTGGTCGTGCTCTTGGTCGAGCTTTGCAGACCCACCGAGGACATGGCGCTGGCGCCGGCTACATAGTAGTTGCCGTGCTTGATCGAACCGGAGGTGTAGCTCAGCGAGCCGCCCACCACCAGCGAATAGCTGCCGTAAGCGTCCTTGTTCTTGTCGTTGATCGAGTAATTCGACGCGTTCAGGCTGCCCGCCACCAGGACCGCGCCTTCGACGTCGGAACCCTGGGCGCTGAAGCTGCCGAGGCTGAACAGGTTGGCATTATTGATGCCGAGATCGAGAACGCCAGCCTGGGCGGAACCCACGGCGGCCAGGGACAGGAACAATGCTGCAGGTTTCAACATATATGCCTTTCAGATATTTTTCTAACAAGTGGCTGCGGTTCAGGCCACGCCGGGAAGAAACGGCGGATGCGCCGTAGAAGAGGGCGTGGATGAGGGCCTCTTGCAAAACAATTATCAATAGCAACAATTGTTTCCATCAGGATAGCACAAAAGCCCTCGAAGGGTTCGCCCGTGCATGTGAACCGGCGACTTTTCCCGCATGGCCGCCACATACTCTGAAGATGCACAGGGCTGCCGGCTGGCAGATCACGCCTGGGGTGCCACCCAGACCAGATTCCAGAGGTGGCCATCGATATCCTCGAAGCCCTGGTCATACATGAAGCCGTGGTCCTCGGGCGGATGCGGCGTGCGGCCGCCGGCGGCAACGGCCTTGGCGATCAGGCTGTCGACCTCTTCTCGGCTCTCGCAACTCAGACAGATGATGACCTCGTTGGCCTCCTGCGCCTGCGCCAGGGGCTTGTCGATCAGCGACTTGAAGAAGGTTTCCGTCAACAGCATGGCATGGATGCCGTCGACGATGTTCATGAATACCGAGTGCTCGCCACTGAATTGCGGATTGAAGCTGAAGCCGAGCGCGGCAAAGAAGGCCTTGGATTTATCCAGATCCTTGACTGCCAGATTGAAGATAATTTCTTTTTTCATGGCATCTCCATGGTAAAGGTGAATGGGCAACGGGGTGCTTCAACCTCACGACGGGCGACGATGCATGAATTCGACATGCACGCGAAAAAATACTGCGCTCATGGCACGGCCAACTTGCGCTCACTCCCACTCAAGCCAAGCCGGCGCGTCTCCACGGTTCACATAAAAGTAGGTAATGGCCTGGTAGCACTGCTCGACTTCTATGCACCAGGACAAGGGATATTCATCCACCTGCCCGTTCGCCAGCCTGAATTTGCACACTTCATCGCCCCGGTACTTGCCAGCCGAGTGAACTGAATCGTCTTCATTTTTCTGATACATCAGCCACGCATTCTGCGCGTTCCGCAACATGCACAGCATGGGGCCGGATTCGATTGATATCCACAATTCAAATTCCGGCACGGCATCGAAGCCGTTCAATGCTTCCTTTAGCTGTTCAAGAGACGTAATCGGAACGGTGCTGCCGTTGAAGAATATATCTATCATCGTAAATTCTATGGAAAGGAGGTTGCCATCTCACGCCCGAGGAAGCCGCAATCGCCGCTTTGACTAATCCCAGCCTATCAAAGACTTCAATGAATTTCTGATTCCCGAGACGACCGAATTGTGTTTCTCGAGAATCGCTTCGCCATGCTCAAATTTTTCAGGATTAAGGAAGAGAGACGGCAGGTCACACACTGCCACTCCTCTGCGCTTAGGGCTAAGTATTTCGTCAGAATACCGTATAACGGCGTCGACGGAGCTTTTGATCCTGGGTGTGCTTGCGACCTTAAGCACGTCCATAACGGCCTCTTTGAACTCCGCATGACTGGGCGCCTGCGACAAGACGGGGGCCGCAATCTGCGCCAACGGCGCCATATTCGGTGCGGGATTGCGATAGGCGACGAGCGTATCCAGTCCCATCAGCATCAGCGGCCCACCGGACTTCAACCAGGCCGCCACACGCGGCCAAGGCGCGCCCAACAGCGCAGCGCCACTGCCCCATTGCGAGGCCACCGGAGAACCGACGTTGGCCTCCAGCCAATCCAAGGCCAAATCGCTGCCGGTGTAGGCTACCAAGTGCGAGTTAGCAGAGCGTAAATTGCTGCTTTGCGCCGACAGCACTGCGCTAATCCAGCGAAATGCGTCATCGGGCGTCTGCGTCGCCAGCACCGTTGAGTACGGCTCATGCAGGGCGCGAGCATCGGCATTCTGGAGTTCGGTCATTTGCAGTAGATTATTAGGCAATACCCCTTATGGG
This region includes:
- a CDS encoding TetR/AcrR family transcriptional regulator translates to MAADRPNRRLQNRDRLEAEIAAEAVRVFAECGYEGASVAAIADNAGLSKQNLMYYFPTKQALYQRVLDDVLDDWLERMERLADPDQEPQDVLRAYIQAKLKFSREQPWGSRVYAMEVIGGAQLYGKQIQERVVPLLRRDIEVFERWGVEGRIGAVNATHLLFAIWAMTQSYADFSAQMALVLNRKQLSRKDYEDAEQTIVQMVLAALSLPAANGGGAR
- a CDS encoding choice-of-anchor A family protein gives rise to the protein MLKPAALFLSLAAVGSAQAGVLDLGINNANLFSLGSFSAQGSDVEGAVLVAGSLNASNYSINDKNKDAYGSYSLVVGGSLSYTSGSIKHGNYYVAGASAMSSVGLQSSTKSTTNPVDFNKLSSSVKNTSSSLSKVAATGSSSVQYGGMTLKGTGKSVEVFNLTGSDLSSVNNFKFSNLAKGSTLVFNVSGKNAIGFNQNGVGLDGFKDYNVVYNFYESQKLNIQNVGVYGSILAPLATVTGNGGQINGNVIVGNWLSNVQVNANHYFSAANVNGYGVMPVPEAQTYAMLLAGLGVVGFIARRRRSQQAG
- a CDS encoding VOC family protein, coding for MKKEIIFNLAVKDLDKSKAFFAALGFSFNPQFSGEHSVFMNIVDGIHAMLLTETFFKSLIDKPLAQAQEANEVIICLSCESREEVDSLIAKAVAAGGRTPHPPEDHGFMYDQGFEDIDGHLWNLVWVAPQA